In one Balaenoptera acutorostrata chromosome 5, mBalAcu1.1, whole genome shotgun sequence genomic region, the following are encoded:
- the MMAA gene encoding methylmalonic aciduria type A protein, mitochondrial isoform X2 gives MLTERGHKLSVLAVDPSSCTSGGSLLGDKTRMTELSRDMNAYIRPSPTRGTLGGVTRTTNEAILLCEGAGYDIILIETVGVGQSEFAVADMVDMFVLLLPPAGGDELQGIKRGIIEMADLVAITKSDGDLVVPARRIQAEYVSALKLLRRRSGVWRPKVIRISARSGEGITEMWDTMKEFQDVMLASGELTAKRQKQQRVWMWNLIQENVVEHFRTHPTVRKRIPLLEESVLSGALSPGLAADLLLKAFKSRD, from the exons atgctTACTGAGAGAGGGCACAAATTATCTGTGCTGGCTGTGGACCCTTCTTCTTGTACTAGTGGTG GATCACTCTTAGGTGATAAAACCCGAATGACTGAGTTATCAAGAGATATGAATGCGTACATCAGGCCATCTCCTACTAGAGGTACTTTGGGAGGTGTGACAAGGACCACAAACGAAGCTATTCTGTTGTGCGAAGGAGCCGGATATGACATAATTCTTATTGAAACCGTGG GTGTGGGGCAGTCGGAGTTTGCCGTTGCTGACATGGTTGACATGTTTGTTTTACTACTGCCACCAGCAGGAGGAGATGAATTGCAG GGTATTAAAAGAGGTATAATTGAGATGGCAGATCTGGTCGCTATAACCAAATCTGATGGAGACTTGGTCGTGCCAGCTCGAAGGATACAAGCAGAGTATGTGAGCGCGCTGAAATTACTCCGCAGGCGTTCAGGAGTCTGGAGACCAAAG GTAATTCGTATTTCTGCCAGAAGTGGAGAGGGGATCACTGAAATGTGGGATACAATGAAAGAATTCCAGGATGTGATGCTTGCCAGTGGGGAGCTGACTGCCAAGCGACAGAAGCAGCAGAGAGTTTGGATGTGGAACCTCATTCAGGAAAATGTGGTAGAACATTTCAGGACCCACCCCACAGTCCGGAAACGTATTCCTCTCCTGGAAGAAAGCGTTCTCAGTGGGGCCCTGTCCCCAGGCCTAGCGGCAGACCTGTTGTTGAAAGCTTTTAAAAGCAGAGACTAA